The DNA window TAATTTCATCATCGATGGCCTTCCTCTTGGCTCTCTCCATCTCGATCTTCTTCTGAATCTCCTCCTCAGTCAGCTGCTTGATCTTCTCAAACTTGGACTTGAGGCTTTTGGCCTGAATGGAGCCGGTTCTCTTGAGCTTAGTGAGCTCTTCGTACTCTTTGCTTACAACTTCTgagctttcatttatttcttcctGTAACGATATTTGGAACACAACTTTAAACATTTAGttacatttttctgtaaaaCACGCTGTCCACTCGACTGGCTGTTGTCTGTATGTCTGATATTTTCAGCTGTTCGAGACTGACCTCGCCCATCTCTTGTCTGAGTTGTTCGAATTCCTGCTTTTCTTGCTCCATTTTCTTTTTGCGCTCCTCTGCCTTGCGTCTCCTCTCagcttcctccttctctttcagCAGCTCTTCAAAGTTGATCTCCAGTTTCCTGGGGTGCAGGGCTTCCTGAGACTCACTCTTTACCATCCCTTCGTTCTCATCTAGTACCTAAACACAGAAGCACCCACAAAAGTGTTTCagtattttaatgtttaatgaaaTCCTGCAGCAGTAACGTCTTCAATTTGCAAAAGCAATTACAAATCTAAAGCATTACAAACATTAGATAAACAGCTgcatgcaaaaaaacccaagatGCATCGTCTGGAGGCCACTGTGTCCTTGTATGTGTAGGGAAAACATTGATAATAAGACTCTTGgagtaaaaataatatatactATATTTGAAACTGAAAATCTCTTACTGTTTCATCTCCAAATGCAGACTTTTCCTGATCCAGACCAGGGCTCTTAAAGAAATAATTGAGACAAGGAAACAGCAGTGCAGTTGTAGCATCTGAGCCCATCATTACTGATGTGCAGCATGAATCTATTACAGACAACACTTCTGCAGGGTCACTTAAAAAAAGTGTTGGCTTAATTCCACTGATGCTGAATGAAACTGTGTTTGATTGTTTTACAAATATCGTAAAACTGCTTTTTATGCATGTTTTCCTGCTCTGTAACAAGAGACAGCTgagcagcaaagcagcagcaaaTCAACTTGAAGCTTTAACAGCACAAAAAAGCTGTAACACATTAGTGATCAGTCCAATACATGCAGACTGTGCGATGCTTTTGTCACCAAGTGATGGACATTTACCATGCTCTTGCGGGCCTCAGCAAACAGcctcttttcctcctccagTCTCCTCTTAGCCTCCTCCTCTGCCCTTTTctgctcttcctctctcctctgGCGTTCCAGCTCCTCAAAGCTGACACATATCTTCCCAGGCTCAGTGCCCTCCAGGTTCAGCAAGGCCATCAGCACCTCGTCATCCTCGTCTACAAGCTGAGTGAAAACCCAACAGTGCAAAGACCACATTAATGTTAGAAGTTTCTGACTGCCatggttttaaaaaagcagTTGATCTCAGCGCCTGTACACACAGAGTAAAGGCAGCTCTGCACAGAAAGCTCGATAATTATCCAGACTAGTTTGTTTCACTAACCAAGCCAACCAGCTGCTGACTAGAGTCTAACATTCAGCTGGCAGATGATCGCTTCCTCACGCACAAAATTTCAATCTACACTTTTAAGGCAATATCAGACTTTTGACAAACAAATTCATTGATATAATCAACAGATATGTATCCACTCTGAGAGAAATGTTTTGTATTAAAATGCAGATTTAATATTGACCATGCTTTTCCTGGCTTCAGCAAAAgctcttctctcctcctccatccgTCTCTTGGcctcttcctctgctttctTGCGCTCTTCCTCTACCCTTTGTCTCTCCAGCTCTTCAAAGCTCAGTCTCAGTTTTCCTGGACGAAACTCCTCCTTGTCTTCCTGTTCGGGCTGAGTGCTTTCCTCGTCTTCTTCCTGATGAGACACAAACATATCGCAAACCCTGATTAGGCCATCTTCACAACACAAAAGTGATTTGGAAGCGCAAACACAAATCCcctaaagttgtttttttgagATGTTAATCCCAGGAGGACTTCTGAAATATTTTCACATGGCTCGTGATTTATATCTGCACTTCTTGCTTGAAATAACTGTACACTGGAAGATGATGGCAGTCAGAAGGAAGGTTGTTGTATCCGTCTGTAGATATGTATATGTGGCTTTTCTCTGGTACCGCCCTAAGCTTGCATAGAGGAGGGTTGCAAAGCAACATGCAGATGTACAGCAACTATGGGAATGCTAAAGCTGCTAAAGCGCACTTGTTGCCTTCATGAGATCTGCCAATGAATCGCACATGTACAAAAGCTATGCTTGCTGTTTTGCAGTCATGTGTACCATTCCCAGCCTGGCCTCCTCAAAAGCTTTCTTCTCCTCTAGCAGGCGGCGTTTGGCTTCCTCCTCAGCTTgcttcctcctctgctcctgcCTTTCTTTCTCCAGCTCCTCAAATGTCAGTTTCAGCTTTCCAGGAGTCACTTGAACCTTATCGGAAGCTTTCTCCTCTTCATCCTAATGCAAGAGAATGCAAGAAGGCAGACCTGTGGCTGTAAAACACAATATCTCTTGTTAACACTGCATTCATATTGATATCTTCATTTACCTGCTGATTAACTGAGCGTCTCTTCACTTCCCGGAAGGAGCGCTTGTTTTCGTCGTAGcgtctttttttctcctcttctgccTTCCTTTTTAGCTCCTCCTCTCGATTCTTCTCCATGTCTTCAAAATTCACTTTGATTTTGCCGGGAGGTCGTGACGGCTTCGCTGGGACCACACGTACCAGGATTGTCTCATCTCCTtcctaaaaagtaaaaatagccGATAATCACGGTCTAAAGTATTCACAACAACAATATCATAACAATTTATATTAAAGCAAATGTGACGAGTCAGATATGTTTGTTTACTGTgggttttttgtctttctggCAAATAAACTCAAAGGGAACACAAAGAAACTGTGATttacatcattattattattataatgtgTGTCGTCTGCAGCACTGAGAGAGCAAAGCTCCCACATTCACTGGGACTGTGTGTGGGTAGGGAGCGACTCTGCAGTTCGCAGTAGGTCAGTGTACGGGTGTCAGTCTAAGATAGCAGCAGTCACAGCAGGGAAGGCTAGAGCTAATTCTGTCTGTGGGAGGTGTGGGAAACAGCTGCCAGTCATCTGCTGTCTACACCTGGCAGCTCTGTTCCAGCTGTTTCCAGATCACAGTCAGTGCATTCCTATATGTGAACAGGCTCTTTTTAATGGTGTGATCATTGTCTTATGTGGTCAACGAGGCACAAAGAAAATAGTTAAAACAGCAGTCAGGGGTCAGAGTAGCTTTTTAGACAAGCTTTGAAGAAACTGTGATTTGACTTCATGATCTGATCTTTACCATAATCTGTCCTGGATACACGTAATTTTGTTACATAAGTACAAAGTAAAATGGAATCTGTCGAATGAAATTCAGTTCACTGGTACAGATTCAGTCGAAATATTTGAATAAGCAAACATTTCAGTTACACTCAAAGTTATTGTTTCAAGTTTATGAGGACAAAATATCTTTTGGGTTTGTCTTTTTTCCGATTGTGTTTCAGTGAAACCAACAATGTTACGCTCCTGCTCTTTCACATCCCAGAGGAGAGGCTCACAGTGTTATTAGTGATGACTGAGGCAGAGCTTTGCAGCCACATTCAAAGTTTCAAACTGAACAGGATCCATATAAAAGTCCCATTTTCAGACAGCATTGTGAACCTTATTGTTTTGCTACAGCAGCAGAGTCAGGGCAAAGAAGTAGTGCACTGTTGCTTGTAATTGCCTATTTGGCACGAGATCACTTATGTAACCATTTCCAAGAACTGCACCGTCTGAATGTATAAGAAGCCTGAAAGTGGACTAATTGGAAATCTCCGTCTGATTTAGCTTGAATCGTTTTCCTGCATAGTGAGGTTAAATGTGTGCCAGCAGTTCACAGACTGGTCGTGTTAGCAATGCTACTGGTGGATTCAGACCTACATCCAGTCTGTGCCAACTCTTTGGATCTCAAATGCCAATTACAACTCATCCGAGAGGCAGCTGAGGATTAACCTAATCATTACAGTAGTAACCACACTGGTTCATCGCAGCCTAAACACCAAAACACACTTTGTTTTTGGTTGAGCCCAGGTTCACTGACCTCAGCGGCTTTTTGAGCCAGTTCTTTCTGGATTTTGGCTTTCTCCAGCTTATCCTGGGcctccctcttcttcctctcttcctccatcctcttcctctcctcctcttgtctttgtttttccatttctgcAAACTTCCCCTTCACGCTACCTGAGGATTTCACAAAGCGAGACACAACCCTTAAGCCTCGTCTTCCTCCCGGATCGTTATCGCTCATTACCATCCCTTACCTTTGATTTTGGGGACGTAAGATTTTTCCACCTTCGCTGGCttcacctcctcttcctcatcactGGAAGCAAGCAGTTCTTTTATCTGTGATCGAGCAGATAGAAAGTGTGACGAGGTGAGGTTACGGTTTAGCTGGGATCATCTCCTTTGCCACTCAGGAGCCATGCTGGTCCCAGCAAGAACACGAGCCTAATCCCTGCTAATAGCAGGGTCATGTGGCTTGCAGCAGGCCTCTGATTGGCCCGTCGTGTTGTTGAACAGATAGGGGATGAGTGCAGGTGTCCGAGCCTGGCCAGCTACGGCACAGCAGTACACAGGAAGGCCGTTTTGTCTGAGTGCCTGATAATCACATAACACCGTATCACTTTATTTCACCGCAGTCGATTAGGAAGAAAAGCCGTCTTAACCCTGGAATTCTTGATCTCTGACATTCCCAGTGGGgactgtatgtttgtatttgtgatgTCTGCTTTTTTCTAATGGATCAATGACGTTTTGGTGATATATTAAATCAATTCAAAGCAGTTTACCATCATTGACTAATCTGATTAGTTGATCACTGGATTCAAACATTTCGGGCATCGTTGCTGTTTCACTATCATGTGACCCACTGGATATTTGATATATGGTGAATTCTGAATTTAAAGTAGTGGTGAGAAAGTTGTTCAGTGCACGACTGGCAATAACAACGTTTCAGTGCATATTAATATGGTTAAAGATGGCTTTTTATAAAAGGTCACTTTAACAACAAGCACAGGCCAGTTTGACTGAAAATGAGCTCATATCTAAAACGTTTAGCAGGTTAATACATGAGATGTGACAGATGTCGGTGCAGTGTAAAAAAATGAGTTCTCTCACAAACCGGCAGTCTCTGTCACGGCGCCATGCCTCATCATGCCATGCAGATCACAGTGGGAGGTTAGTGGGGTTATCAGTCTTTGACCTGCTGCTTCCTGCGATGCCACTCTCTCTCCTTGACGTATTGCTCCTTCCTCTTCTGCTGCTCCTCCCTGTTCCTCTGCCTGCTGCGCTCCTCCCTGGCCTTCTGCATGGCCTCAAATTTGCTCGTCACGTTCTCCTTGTCTTTGTTGAGCTTTGGCACGTAGCTTCTTGCCACCGGCTTTCTGGATCTGAGGAGTTTCTGTGGTTTAACAGTCGAAAAAATGATGAGTTCATTGATGTAGCTGTGGGAAAAAATGGTACCAGAAATGTAAAGATGCTGTCAGTGTTTTTCATCTCACCTCTTTTTTGAATGCCACATCAGAAATGTTCTGGTCTTCATTTGTTTcaggctcttcctcctcctcgtcctcctccttctgtgAAACACCATTAACATCTCCCgagctctcatttttcttttctttgtgctcCAAGCCGTTCACGTGTGTCTTGTCGGTCTCATTGCTCGCTGTTTCATTCCTGCGACGAGGTTTTTTATCTTCTGTGGATGCTCTCTCACCTCTACCCTCGACGTCATTGGCTGTCACATCGCTTTCTTTATCTTCCACGTCGTGGGCATCTACAGCTGCCACCTGCGCCACCTCAGTCATGTTTGTACCACAGTGACAGGCCGACAAACACACTCTGTTTAAAGTTCTTCACCTGCAAAGCACACAAGTCATGGTTCAAACACTGATGACCAACCAACCTTTTTATTCCACCAAACGTGTTTTTAAGAATCTGCtgttaaacacacaaagacaaatggTTTAGACACAACTCACTCATCGACACAGCAGAATAAAAGCTTCAAACTGAGCTGACAGATACATGCTAGGAGGGGTTTGTTAACCTTTGCCATGTAGTGCTGCACATAAGTGCTCCCTTTTAGCCGACAGCATGGCAGACTACATTCATTTTACATGATTAAAATCctaattttaaagtttttttttattaatctgtGTTTTGAATGAATCATTTTAATGCCATTTCCATCTTTGtccaattttatttttcatccttTAGCTGAATATCAACGTAGTACTTTACTGTCATTTTGCTACATTTCGCAGTTACTGTCTGTCCGCATTGTCACATTTTTACCACTTCAAACAGAGCTGTTACTCAGTATCTGGAGAAAGAGTGCAATGGAAGCTTGCCGGCCCCTATTTATAGCCCACTTGTGGATCTAGGGCATGTGATCGTGACTATTTCTGATGACTGATAGGCAGTTGGACACAGCTCAAGCTGGCACCCACATGTCGCCCCACAGACCCTCGACAAAATGGCCAAACTGAGAGCAGGACAACTGGATGAATGAGAGCTGTTTGGACTGTTAGTCACCCCACACTAAAACTGTTGCTGTGTATCAGCGTCCCCAAATACCTTTCAGACTCAGATATGAAGATCTCACTGTGACCCGGCACAGCTAATCAGAAGCTCTGCCATTGAACCAACAGTCACCACACTGAGGCGGATCACTGTAGGCCTCACAGGTGGGCTCAGCCCGACTTCAGAAGTATTCTACGCACTTTTACATTATAGCAGAGAGTGGCTAATTGAACCAATTATAGTTACCAATTTAGTCCAAGCATGATTTTAGGCCTACAACACAATGCTGGAGCCAGGGCATCTGGTAGATTGTAGCTTGATTTAGGGATGGCTGATTTGATTTTCCACCCTCATTTTAAGAGGTGAATGCCAAAGTCAGACAGTGACAGTGTTTGCTGCCCTTTGTGGATTTTCACGCCATATTCTGACTGTTTAAAATCCAATTTAGAGGGATTTTGAAAGAAATCCACTATAAATCTATTGCtgctgataaataaaaataacctgCTTTGTAATAAATACTCTCAATATTTAAACACCAGCGAAAGTAAAAACGCTAGTGTGATTTCTGTACACAGCTGGCAAAATCATGACATAAAAGCCTGATTCTAACCTCAGTAACGTTTAAAACAGTTATTAAGCAGTGAGGCTAGCCACACTAATGAGCATGGCGTAAACCAAAGAGTTGGTTAATCCTAATTCAGGGTGTAGGTAAATAATCTAAAAACCACACACTTTGGTCTTTTCAAATCCCCCCTCGTGCTACAGAATGATGAAACCAGACTTTACCTCTTCAGTGCTTTCGTCCTCCTGCTTTGATTTATTTGATTTCTTATTCCTCTGGGAAGCCACAAAACTTAAAGTGAGACCAAGCGGAACAATCCGAGGAGCGGCCGCTTCCACCACCTCGACTGGCTTCTGGTTGCTGGTTGCCTGTTGGTGAGCAGTTTCCTTAAAAGTACCGTTACTTTCTACCGGATACTGCATTCCGCGCGCGCCTGCTGCAGGTTCAGCTGTTCAGCCCCGCACGCGCTcccacacgcacgcacgcgcggACCTATCCCGGTCATTTACTCACAGCTGCATAAATAATCTCGAAgcctttctttttaattttgtttaagatgaacaaaaataaatacagtaattGTTTTGGAGGATTTCTGGCTACAGACACAGCGTTActtttgtcagattattatttatgtatttatgaaAAGATCATTACCAAAGTGTAATTAGCGAGCTAATTATTGCTGTGATTTTATACCAATGACAACAGATAGATAGGTTAtcatttttgtgcagtttttcggtttttattaatttgtctgattaacgtttttgttttgttttgtttttagaatgAACAAAATGAGTACcttgcatcatcatcatcatcatcatcattattattattattatcgttGTTGTTGTTAACCAAGGACGAACTGCTGAGATAAGAGCAGCTCTTTTGGACTGTCTGGTAGAACTGGAGTCTAAATGCAGACAGATTATAATTATCTGCTCGTTATCCAGTTCAGCGCAGATTCAGGACTTATCAGTTCAGAGGGACAGCAGCTtaccctttctttttttctaaaatgacCTAGATGTCGCTGTCAGTATGCTATGCAGTGACAGTTGGTGCTGACATTGTTGTGCCAAGAGCAACACAAATCCAGTTGTTCAGTGTGTCACATGCGCTCAGAAACCaggcatctgtttaacttaTCTTAAGTCAAATAACTGAATAACAGCTCCATGGTAGTGCTGATAAGCCTTCTTCTTTAAACTGAGGTGACAAAGTGTTTCTCTCACTGTAGATGGATGTAAATAGAAACCTGGCTGCAGACAGCCCGCTCTAATGCCCCCATGCACAGCTGCTGACTCACTGACCACACAGGCATCCGGCAGAAAGTGCACAAAGTTAAGTCCCCATTCAAGCACTCTAGGAATGTTGCAGACAGTTTTTGAGAGGCTGCACACAAAAGGCTCTGCTGATCATGCTGCTCGATTGTCTTTGCCTGAAGAGTCAAAGCTTTGGTCATATCCACTTTTTGGACATGCCAAAAATGTAGGAAAGCTTCATGATTCTAGCAATTACACTGTGACTATGTGAGAGGTGTTGATATTTtggaccccccaccccccaaaccGAAGAGCTAAAACTCTGGCTAGTGTTGCACTTCTAAGTGAAACATGAGAGTCACGGTGCCTCTGGAAAAGAAAGAACTGGAAAAAAGCTCGAGGAGTCCTTTGAGGAAACAACATTAAGACTGTTTGAAAGTTGTGTTAACTCGTCCGGTGCATACAAATCAACAAAAGTGCCCAGTGTAGataataaacacagagagtTTGCCAAGGTCACTGCACGTCTTCAAGCAGGCATCGAACTTTGGATTGTTGTATCTGTGTCTCGACTTTGActgatgtttgcatttgaatgatCACATGGACTTCACATGTTCATTGCACTTCCTGCCCAGATTAAAGCATTAGCTGGTCAGGGGTACTGTTCAGTGAGCTCTCGGGGCACTGGGGTCTTGGTCCTCCTCTGTTTCCGAGTCCGGTGGGGTATTAGGGACAACAAGGGGACTGCTTTAAATAGCACCACAGCTGTGGCAACTAATCAGCACTGCAAGGACAGCTAACCTGAGTGAGACTGGGCCTTAGCATCAGCTGCTGCAGCACAACAACTCAGACTCCCCTATGGATATTTCATGGTGGTACAGCCCGCGCCCCCACGCTGAAACCTCTGTAAAGTGGCTCACCGGGTCAAAACTGTGCCATGTGCTGCTGAATGGACACACCTGTCCACTCAATAAAAATGGACAGCACTATGTGACATGCTCATGAGCtcagcaaaaggaaaaaaaactcatCAAATCTTTTATGTCTCTTTTCATTTAAGTCACTTATAAACAGGCTGATTCACACAAGCAGGACTTGGAACAgttaaaacacatttcagcGACCCTCTGATTCTTCTCATCCACgcctcatataaaatatattccTCTGACACTCGGTCATGATGAAGCTCAGCCATGTCGGAGCTGTCTGTGTATTCTCATTCTGTGTGCCGATAGTATTTAGAAGGACTTTATTTGGTGTTTGTGCCAAAAGAGTCGTCATATTTGTGTGTCTATTAAAGTGAAGCAATCCTTCTTCCTGAGCAGACAAGCCAGTCCAGTGGCATGCAATCATGATACAAAGTTGTGCTTTGGAAACAGTCAAAAGGCAAACGGAAAGTAACAGAGTGTGCTGTTCATGAGCAACAGCCTGATCAGGCCCAGAGCAGTACTAATCTGCAGGTTGAGCTGGATGATTGCATTTTTAGAAGAAATTGCTGTGTTCTGACCAGACTTGGCAATGCACTGTAGGACATGAACTCtgtgatgcctctgccttttCTCCAGCCTACATAGTTAAATGAGATCAAATTAGGTGGTCCGGAAAGGACAGAACAACCCTTTATCAGCTGAGACATGAAcagatgtttgtgctgttttcagAAGAACAAGCAGACTGTTGTTCAGCTCGTGCCCCCGTGTGTCTAAATCAGAATAATCAGAATGAATGGTTGTTAGCatccatgtttgttttgttgttgtttttaacagtttctCTCTTGAACTACATTATAACTAATTTGGGTTGATGTTACATACAAATAACATGAGATCAATGTGGTTTTATTTGGCTCTTCTATGTTAAAGTAGGACTTAGAACATTTCCATAATAATGATTCAAAACAGCCCAAAGTTAAAATATTCCAGTCATCTGATAACAGGCACTGGCTTCCACTCTGCACCACTGGCTTGGTGACAACCCTCCGAGGGACGGTTATTATGGTACTATCCATGACTGGACACAATATCTTAACAAGGATAGATTTATATGTAATCGTGCAACAGTCAGCAGCTGGTCTCATGGCCCGGGGCTTGTGTACATTTATTACCTGAAAGCATGAGGAAAGCTGGTTTATCCTCCTGTGCTGTTAAACAAATTAAACCTTAgtgtacatttttcttttccagaccTTCATCGAGGCGCCTTCC is part of the Pelmatolapia mariae isolate MD_Pm_ZW linkage group LG23, Pm_UMD_F_2, whole genome shotgun sequence genome and encodes:
- the LOC134620838 gene encoding nexilin-like; translation: MEKQRQEEERKRMEEERKKREAQDKLEKAKIQKELAQKAAEEGDETILVRVVPAKPSRPPGKIKVNFEDMEKNREEELKRKAEEEKKRRYDENKRSFREVKRRSVNQQDEEEKASDKVQVTPGKLKLTFEELEKERQEQRRKQAEEEAKRRLLEEKKAFEEARLGMEEDEESTQPEQEDKEEFRPGKLRLSFEELERQRVEEERKKAEEEAKRRMEEERRAFAEARKSMLVDEDDEVLMALLNLEGTEPGKICVSFEELERQRREEEQKRAEEEAKRRLEEEKRLFAEARKSMSPGLDQEKSAFGDETVLDENEGMVKSESQEALHPRKLEINFEELLKEKEEAERRRKAEERKKKMEQEKQEFEQLRQEMGEEEINESSEVVSKEYEELTKLKRTGSIQAKSLKSKFEKIKQLTEEEIQKKIEMERAKRKAIDDEIKEREAERFQEDEDQETTPARAEESPFKQKVDMRARFEQMAKAREEEERRRIEEQKLQRMQFEQQEIDAALQKKDDDVEDEGSIINGSAAYEDEEDHARSGAPWFKKPLKNQSVVDSEPVRFTVKITGEPKPEVTWWFEGEMLQDCEDYQYIERGETYCLYLPETFPEDEGEYMCKAVNSRGTAASTCILTIESKTTLV
- the LOC134621307 gene encoding uncharacterized protein LOC134621307, which gives rise to MTEVAQVAAVDAHDVEDKESDVTANDVEGRGERASTEDKKPRRRNETASNETDKTHVNGLEHKEKKNESSGDVNGVSQKEEDEEEEEPETNEDQNISDVAFKKEKLLRSRKPVARSYVPKLNKDKENVTSKFEAMQKAREERSRQRNREEQQKRKEQYVKEREWHRRKQQVKD